A section of the Aneurinibacillus migulanus genome encodes:
- a CDS encoding EAL domain-containing protein, with the protein MLSLFKNLRKIKTPVVYTDQRVQVKKRLENELAAGRHVVLLYLDIMRLSDIELKFGYMAAGRILQHMDQALLVACRHSLTPPTRLIAIQKLWADDYAVYLSFEQHYTDALVHQICITLKHEVEKVLNRKITHSHISNIEVHIGYAKIEGLDLAKDMYSSVKLASQMAKCGFMSEEFRQMQEFRRIMEQEDIHTVIQPIVSLKTGIPLGWETLVRGPENSHFHSPGRLFSFAQKTGASFQLESLCRRYAIKRLEQLRPSEKLFINLDARSIDDPFLLRGRVFKLMEQYQLNPHNIVFEITERHAIKNFASFRAIIQAYRKKGYLIAVDDAGAGYSSLEAIAEIYPDYIKLDMALIRNIDSDAVKQALVETFVQFADKVKCRIIGEGIETESELETLVKLGVDYGQGFLLGRPSRDSAPITEQAINKLRQLQEERSMNLFEEPSGKIGDIIRSTVCVSQDTLVREVHHIFERNAKIDSIVVLEDRAPRGLIMRFQLYKILGGQYGIALYYEKPVSQLMNHSPLIVDRRENIELVAKTAMERQSFHLYDVIIITEKDKYVGVVTVQSLLDMLAKAKLEIAAVSNPLTGLPGNVRIDREIAARVKKEAKKITGISYAEDMKLCHQAYT; encoded by the coding sequence ATGCTTTCATTATTTAAAAACCTGCGAAAAATAAAAACCCCGGTCGTTTATACCGATCAGCGGGTTCAGGTCAAAAAACGGTTGGAGAACGAGTTAGCAGCCGGTCGTCACGTCGTGCTGCTATATCTTGATATTATGAGGTTATCGGATATCGAACTGAAGTTTGGATACATGGCAGCCGGTCGTATTCTACAGCATATGGATCAGGCACTGCTGGTTGCCTGCCGCCACAGTCTGACGCCGCCGACACGACTTATTGCTATACAGAAATTGTGGGCTGATGATTATGCTGTCTACCTTTCGTTCGAGCAGCATTATACCGATGCATTGGTGCACCAGATATGCATTACGCTTAAACATGAAGTGGAGAAGGTGTTGAACCGCAAGATTACACATTCTCATATTAGTAATATCGAAGTTCATATCGGATATGCAAAAATTGAAGGGCTGGATCTAGCTAAAGACATGTACTCTTCCGTTAAATTGGCGAGTCAGATGGCCAAATGCGGATTTATGTCGGAAGAATTCAGACAGATGCAGGAATTTCGCAGGATTATGGAGCAAGAAGATATTCACACGGTTATTCAGCCGATTGTGTCGTTGAAAACAGGGATACCACTGGGCTGGGAGACGCTCGTACGTGGACCGGAGAACAGCCATTTTCATTCGCCGGGCCGTCTTTTCTCTTTCGCGCAAAAAACGGGCGCAAGCTTCCAGCTAGAATCGTTGTGCCGCCGTTATGCGATAAAGCGTCTAGAACAATTGCGTCCATCAGAGAAATTATTCATTAATCTGGATGCGCGTAGTATTGACGATCCGTTTCTACTGCGTGGACGAGTATTTAAATTAATGGAACAATACCAGTTGAATCCGCATAATATTGTCTTTGAAATTACAGAACGGCATGCGATTAAGAATTTCGCTTCTTTTCGCGCTATTATTCAAGCATACCGTAAAAAAGGATATTTGATTGCTGTAGATGACGCGGGCGCTGGCTATTCCAGTCTAGAGGCCATCGCCGAAATCTACCCCGACTATATTAAGCTTGATATGGCCCTTATTCGCAACATCGATTCTGATGCGGTTAAACAGGCATTGGTTGAAACGTTCGTACAGTTCGCTGATAAAGTGAAATGCCGCATCATTGGTGAAGGCATCGAGACAGAAAGTGAATTGGAGACGCTGGTGAAGCTAGGAGTGGATTACGGACAAGGATTCTTGTTAGGACGCCCGAGCCGCGATAGCGCACCTATTACAGAGCAGGCAATAAACAAGCTGCGGCAGTTGCAGGAGGAGCGTTCGATGAACTTATTTGAAGAACCGTCCGGCAAAATAGGAGATATCATCAGAAGCACCGTTTGTGTAAGCCAGGATACATTAGTACGGGAAGTACATCATATTTTTGAGCGAAACGCAAAAATTGATAGCATTGTTGTTCTTGAAGATAGGGCCCCCCGAGGGCTTATTATGCGTTTTCAACTATACAAAATTCTTGGTGGACAATATGGCATTGCACTGTACTATGAGAAACCGGTGTCACAGTTGATGAATCATAGCCCCCTTATTGTCGATAGGCGTGAAAATATCGAACTGGTTGCAAAAACCGCGATGGAACGCCAGTCTTTTCATTTATACGATGTCATTATTATTACCGAAAAAGATAAATATGTAGGTGTAGTCACAGTGCAGAGCTTGCTGGACATGCTTGCAAAAGCAAAGCTGGAAATCGCTGCGGTATCCAACCCGCTGACAGGGTTGCCTGGCAACGTTCGAATTGATCGAGAAATTGCCGCCCGGGTTAAAAAAGAAGCAAAGAAAATCACAGGAATTTCTTATGCAGAAGATATGAAGCTTTGTCATCAGGCTTATACATAA
- the thrS gene encoding threonine--tRNA ligase, with protein sequence MSVLQVTLPDGSKREYESGVTVEDVAASISPSLKKKAIAGKVDGKIVDIKAVIPHDALLEILTEDSQEALEVMRHSCAHLMAQAIKRIIGDANVRLGIGPVIQDGFYYDIDTDVTITPEMLEQIEKEMQKIVKENLPIERKVVSREEALAIYEKLNDHLKTELISELPEGEEISMYHQGEFFDLCRGPHVPSTGKIKAFKLMSVAGAYWRGDSDRQMLQRIYGTCWAKKSDLDEYLHFLEEAKKRDHRKLGKELELFMFSEEAPGMPFYLPQGMIIRNELEAYERSLHVQRGYEEVRTPLMMNQRLWEQSGHWDHYHENMYFTEVDNTKFALKPMNCPGHMLVYKNKIHSYRDLPIRMSEFGQVHRHEFSGALNGMIRVRTFTQDDAHLFVRPDQIESEIKNIIDLVDKIYGVFGFDYSIELSTRPEDSMGSDELWETAEKSLQNVLDGLGVPYHINEGDGAFYGPKIDFHIRDAIKRSHQCATIQLDFQFPEKFDLTYIGEDNQKHRPVVIHRAIYGSIDRFIGILTEHFAGAFPTWLAPVQAKLITIAEPHKRYAEEVKEKMLEKGIRVEVDSRNEKIGYKIREAQMNKVPFMLVIGDKEMEDGALSVRRRGEGDLGAKPVDEVVEMILEEIATKKY encoded by the coding sequence ATGTCAGTACTGCAAGTTACATTGCCGGACGGTTCTAAGCGTGAATATGAATCAGGCGTAACGGTTGAGGATGTTGCGGCTTCCATTAGCCCAAGCCTGAAGAAAAAAGCGATTGCTGGTAAAGTGGACGGTAAAATCGTCGATATCAAAGCGGTTATTCCACATGACGCTTTGCTGGAAATTCTAACAGAAGACAGCCAGGAAGCGCTGGAAGTTATGCGTCATAGCTGTGCACACTTAATGGCACAAGCGATTAAGCGTATTATTGGCGATGCTAACGTACGTTTAGGAATCGGTCCGGTTATTCAGGACGGCTTCTATTATGATATTGATACGGATGTGACTATCACACCAGAGATGCTTGAGCAAATTGAGAAAGAAATGCAGAAAATCGTCAAAGAAAACTTGCCGATCGAACGTAAAGTCGTCTCCCGTGAAGAAGCCTTAGCGATTTATGAGAAACTTAATGATCACCTGAAAACAGAGCTTATCTCTGAATTACCAGAAGGCGAAGAAATCAGCATGTATCATCAAGGTGAATTCTTCGATCTCTGCCGTGGACCTCATGTCCCGTCCACAGGTAAGATTAAAGCGTTCAAACTGATGAGCGTGGCCGGTGCATACTGGCGTGGCGATTCTGATCGCCAAATGCTGCAGCGCATTTATGGAACATGCTGGGCCAAAAAATCCGATCTGGATGAGTACCTGCACTTCCTTGAGGAAGCAAAAAAACGCGATCATCGTAAATTAGGCAAAGAGCTTGAACTCTTCATGTTCTCAGAAGAAGCGCCGGGGATGCCATTCTATCTTCCGCAAGGCATGATCATCCGCAATGAGCTGGAAGCGTATGAGCGCAGCTTGCATGTACAACGTGGCTATGAAGAAGTACGCACACCGCTTATGATGAATCAGCGTCTATGGGAACAGTCCGGCCACTGGGATCATTATCATGAGAATATGTATTTCACCGAAGTAGATAATACGAAGTTCGCGCTTAAACCGATGAACTGCCCGGGACATATGCTGGTCTACAAGAATAAAATTCATTCATACCGTGATCTGCCAATCCGCATGTCGGAATTCGGACAAGTGCACCGTCATGAATTCTCCGGCGCATTGAATGGTATGATTCGTGTACGTACGTTCACTCAGGATGATGCGCACTTGTTTGTTCGTCCGGACCAAATAGAATCTGAGATTAAGAACATAATCGACCTTGTTGATAAAATCTATGGTGTATTCGGTTTTGATTACAGTATTGAGTTGTCAACACGTCCAGAAGATTCGATGGGAAGCGACGAATTGTGGGAGACAGCAGAAAAATCCTTGCAAAATGTGCTGGACGGTTTAGGTGTTCCATATCATATTAATGAAGGCGACGGTGCTTTCTACGGTCCGAAAATCGATTTCCACATTCGAGATGCTATTAAGCGAAGCCATCAGTGTGCGACGATCCAATTGGACTTCCAATTTCCTGAGAAGTTCGATCTGACATATATTGGCGAGGACAATCAGAAGCATCGCCCTGTTGTTATTCATCGCGCCATCTACGGATCGATTGACCGCTTCATCGGCATTCTGACAGAGCACTTCGCGGGTGCATTCCCAACATGGCTTGCACCTGTACAGGCAAAGTTGATTACGATTGCGGAACCGCACAAACGTTATGCGGAAGAAGTTAAAGAGAAGATGCTGGAGAAGGGCATCCGTGTCGAGGTAGATAGCCGCAATGAAAAAATCGGCTACAAAATCCGTGAGGCGCAAATGAATAAGGTGCCGTTCATGCTCGTTATCGGTGATAAAGAGATGGAAGATGGCGCATTGTCCGTAAGACGCCGCGGTGAAGGCGATCTGGGTGCTAAACCGGTCGATGAAGTCGTGGAAATGATTCTTGAAGAAATCGCAACTAAAAAGTACTAA
- the ytxC gene encoding sporulation protein YtxC encodes MRRVQLSFPYTDERFLPQFRSSLYDEMEKACSVLQFCIQEDEDRRYRHFHCQGWPKEEHTILVHEAWMSALANAVRIYVSAKEEEWIFRRIAHHRCYNRTVGKARLFRYISEHIRNRCEEGEDRKAYNKHRVEQEVIAYLENHHVLQLDGFFRFRLREYIEELCESVDVSIEQYIAEEEHEALLQRLQAFFFALPYHTGLLRLVHTSRFEFTYYNEAWERLVPSVPIHLPTEVESAYIDEEAAIIAALAAFSPERIIIYTRWPSSGPIATLERVFADRITICTDFSFPITPVDYP; translated from the coding sequence ATGCGTCGGGTACAGCTATCCTTCCCCTATACTGATGAAAGATTTTTGCCACAGTTTCGCTCGTCGTTATACGACGAGATGGAAAAAGCGTGTTCTGTGCTGCAGTTTTGCATACAGGAAGACGAGGATAGACGGTACAGGCATTTTCATTGCCAGGGTTGGCCGAAGGAAGAACACACGATTCTGGTGCATGAAGCATGGATGTCGGCGTTAGCGAATGCCGTTCGGATATATGTTTCTGCCAAGGAAGAAGAATGGATATTCAGACGCATCGCACATCATCGCTGCTATAACAGAACAGTAGGAAAAGCTAGGCTCTTTCGCTATATATCGGAGCATATTCGGAATAGATGCGAAGAGGGTGAAGACAGGAAGGCATATAACAAACATCGGGTTGAACAAGAAGTTATAGCTTATCTGGAAAATCACCATGTCCTCCAGCTGGATGGTTTTTTTCGTTTTCGCCTGAGAGAGTACATAGAAGAATTATGTGAGAGTGTGGATGTAAGCATTGAACAATATATAGCGGAAGAAGAGCACGAGGCACTTCTACAACGCCTACAGGCTTTCTTCTTTGCGCTTCCGTACCATACTGGTCTGCTCAGGCTTGTCCATACGTCTCGTTTTGAGTTTACTTACTATAATGAAGCATGGGAAAGGCTTGTTCCATCCGTCCCTATACATTTGCCGACAGAAGTGGAGTCTGCCTATATAGATGAAGAAGCAGCAATTATCGCAGCGTTAGCCGCATTCTCACCGGAACGAATAATAATATACACCCGCTGGCCCAGCAGCGGGCCGATTGCGACATTGGAGCGGGTTTTTGCCGATAGAATAACTATCTGTACAGACTTTTCGTTTCCTATCACACCTGTTGATTATCCATAG
- a CDS encoding DUF5658 family protein: protein MIRVASLYQRFIFYLFILNIADWYFTSYGIQNNYVEEANPLLSSIFMTNPLLVLFCKCIGPLILFVLMPYCRSGWVQHALLFTVCLYIMVNVYHLLFFFLFTL from the coding sequence ATGATTCGCGTGGCCTCTCTTTACCAGCGTTTTATTTTTTATTTGTTTATTCTTAACATCGCTGACTGGTACTTCACTAGTTATGGTATTCAAAACAACTATGTCGAAGAAGCCAATCCACTGCTTTCTTCGATATTTATGACAAATCCGCTTCTTGTTTTATTTTGCAAATGCATAGGGCCACTTATATTGTTCGTTCTGATGCCCTATTGCCGGAGCGGTTGGGTCCAACATGCGCTTTTGTTTACCGTATGCCTGTATATTATGGTTAATGTATACCATCTACTCTTCTTCTTCCTTTTCACGTTGTGA
- a CDS encoding C40 family peptidase: MRREFWLTISLLISLLLSPATTHATVLQSYTVQPGDTLYSIAIENETTVSQLLHLNPDIRDANDLVAGQHIHLQEILAEDIALNTVQTAEALIGKTSFTDTSFLYNILKQNGIHVQTLDRQTLLTKGTFIEKSELKPGDIVFYSVKKHPSFVSHAALYAGEGKIIHAVDGYVRMDIMDLADKSYETARRVIE; the protein is encoded by the coding sequence ATGAGACGAGAATTCTGGCTTACAATTTCGTTATTAATCAGCCTTTTGCTTTCTCCGGCTACGACACATGCTACCGTGCTGCAAAGTTATACTGTTCAACCTGGAGATACACTGTATAGCATCGCTATAGAGAATGAAACAACTGTCTCTCAACTTCTCCATCTGAACCCTGATATTAGAGATGCTAATGACCTTGTTGCGGGACAGCATATCCACCTTCAGGAAATACTGGCAGAAGATATCGCCCTTAATACAGTTCAAACAGCGGAAGCTCTCATCGGCAAAACTTCCTTCACCGATACTTCATTTCTGTACAACATCCTAAAACAAAACGGCATACATGTTCAAACATTGGACCGCCAAACCTTGCTTACTAAAGGAACGTTCATAGAAAAGTCAGAACTGAAACCAGGCGATATTGTCTTCTATAGCGTAAAAAAACACCCGTCCTTCGTCTCTCATGCTGCTCTTTATGCGGGAGAGGGCAAGATTATTCATGCAGTGGACGGCTATGTACGTATGGACATCATGGATTTGGCAGATAAGAGCTACGAGACCGCCCGCCGTGTTATCGAATAA
- a CDS encoding YdcF family protein: MRNRKRITLWILAPLLLVIGVVIYTAASIYFYGKKSEDMQTADAAIVLGAAVWNERPSPVFRERIRHAIALYKQGKVKYIIFTGGSGRPNALPESTVARRYALDQGVPVDAILTEEQSRVTEENLVYAKRVAKEHKLQTFLIVSDPLHMKRAVRMARDLGIQAEPSPTTTSRYTGIRSQLTFLSRETFYYIGYCFGDIIR; encoded by the coding sequence ATGAGAAACAGAAAACGGATTACTTTATGGATACTGGCACCTTTACTACTAGTAATTGGCGTAGTTATATATACAGCGGCTAGTATTTACTTCTATGGTAAGAAAAGTGAGGATATGCAGACAGCAGATGCCGCTATTGTGCTGGGTGCGGCTGTATGGAATGAGCGGCCTTCTCCAGTGTTTCGCGAACGGATTCGTCATGCTATTGCCCTTTATAAACAAGGAAAAGTAAAATACATTATCTTTACAGGGGGAAGTGGAAGACCGAACGCGCTACCGGAATCGACTGTTGCGCGGAGATACGCGCTGGATCAAGGCGTTCCAGTTGATGCGATTCTGACGGAGGAGCAGTCGCGTGTTACTGAAGAGAATCTGGTGTACGCGAAGCGGGTTGCCAAGGAACATAAGCTGCAAACTTTTCTTATTGTGAGTGATCCCCTGCATATGAAGCGCGCAGTAAGAATGGCCCGGGATCTGGGGATACAGGCCGAGCCTTCTCCCACGACAACATCAAGATATACAGGTATCCGTAGTCAGTTGACTTTTTTGAGCAGAGAAACATTTTACTATATCGGCTATTGCTTTGGGGATATTATTCGATAA
- the lepB gene encoding signal peptidase I, with protein sequence MKKFGALLMVYVLLLAISACSFSKDEEVMMDWHTSPKPQAIMPGNIAGKTIIRQYAYNDMENWRPYANQKCRVFYRRDIVLDLNYGDKDMSRGDIVYHVVPGSVRGYSLSRIVAFGDERVRIKEGQLYINGKVLDTFYGKFQHKGMSLKQYVDVHKRRERDKNEAHIMKMKKQCKVNMREIIVPQGHVFVVDDDWVNAYDSKQFGALPTEYIKGKVIGYIADKEQKRHKNIPL encoded by the coding sequence GTGAAGAAGTTTGGAGCATTATTAATGGTCTATGTGCTGCTGTTGGCCATATCTGCCTGCTCGTTTAGCAAGGACGAGGAAGTGATGATGGATTGGCATACCAGTCCGAAGCCACAAGCGATTATGCCAGGAAACATTGCAGGTAAGACGATAATCAGACAATATGCCTACAATGACATGGAGAACTGGCGGCCATATGCGAATCAGAAGTGCCGTGTATTTTATCGTAGGGACATTGTGCTCGATCTTAATTATGGAGATAAGGACATGTCCAGGGGAGACATCGTCTACCATGTCGTTCCAGGAAGTGTGCGCGGCTATAGTTTGTCTCGGATTGTTGCATTCGGGGATGAACGCGTTCGGATTAAAGAAGGGCAGCTATACATTAACGGCAAGGTGCTTGACACGTTTTACGGCAAGTTTCAGCATAAAGGAATGAGTTTGAAGCAATATGTAGATGTTCACAAACGAAGAGAGCGGGATAAGAACGAAGCACATATAATGAAAATGAAAAAACAATGCAAGGTTAACATGAGGGAAATCATTGTTCCTCAGGGACATGTATTCGTCGTAGACGACGATTGGGTCAACGCTTATGATAGCAAGCAATTTGGAGCGTTACCAACGGAATATATCAAAGGTAAAGTCATCGGATATATCGCTGATAAAGAACAAAAGCGTCATAAAAACATACCGCTATAA
- the mqnC gene encoding cyclic dehypoxanthinyl futalosine synthase — protein MTIDQILERALAGERLGLEDGLRLYESNEIEKIGHYANKVMEKWHPEPITTFVIGRNINYTNICDTYCRFCAFYRAPGSKEGYVLPDEEVYKKIQETVDVQGTEILMQGGTNPNLPLEYYTNLLRGIKQRFPSIQMHSLSVAEIVKIAEVSNKPVEETIRLLHEAGLDSLPGAGAEILDDRTRRKISRLKGSWQQWIDVMKQANRIGMSTTATMVIGFGEAMEERVLHMLRVREAQDEMKAVGGPGFLAFISWTFQPENTNMKAEKQTPEQYLQNVAISRLMVDNIPNFQSSWVTMGPEVGKLSLQYGCNDFGSTMMEENVVSAAACTYKVNTNHILELIREAGKIPAQRNTKYEILRVFQEGDTMETDFVMQN, from the coding sequence GTGACGATTGACCAAATATTGGAACGGGCATTGGCTGGCGAACGGTTGGGGCTAGAAGACGGCCTCCGTTTGTATGAGAGCAATGAAATAGAAAAGATAGGCCATTATGCCAATAAGGTCATGGAGAAGTGGCATCCGGAGCCGATTACGACATTTGTAATCGGACGCAATATTAACTATACGAATATATGTGATACGTACTGCCGTTTCTGTGCGTTCTACCGCGCGCCGGGTTCAAAGGAAGGGTATGTACTACCGGATGAAGAAGTTTATAAAAAAATCCAGGAAACCGTTGATGTGCAGGGAACAGAGATTCTGATGCAGGGCGGTACCAATCCGAACCTGCCTCTGGAGTATTACACGAATCTGCTGCGTGGCATTAAGCAGCGTTTTCCATCGATTCAGATGCATTCGCTGTCCGTGGCCGAAATCGTAAAAATCGCGGAAGTGTCGAATAAGCCTGTGGAAGAAACGATTCGTCTGCTTCATGAAGCGGGGCTCGATTCGCTTCCGGGTGCCGGAGCAGAAATTCTTGATGATCGTACCCGCAGAAAGATTAGCCGCCTTAAAGGTTCGTGGCAGCAGTGGATCGATGTCATGAAACAGGCGAATCGTATCGGCATGTCTACGACGGCGACGATGGTTATCGGCTTTGGCGAAGCGATGGAGGAACGCGTGCTCCATATGCTGCGTGTTCGCGAAGCGCAGGATGAGATGAAAGCAGTAGGCGGCCCTGGCTTCCTGGCGTTTATCTCCTGGACATTCCAGCCGGAGAATACGAATATGAAGGCGGAGAAACAGACGCCAGAACAATACCTACAGAACGTTGCCATTTCCCGATTGATGGTTGATAATATTCCAAACTTCCAATCTTCCTGGGTAACCATGGGACCGGAAGTAGGTAAGCTGTCACTCCAGTATGGCTGTAATGATTTCGGGTCAACGATGATGGAAGAGAATGTCGTATCAGCAGCGGCTTGTACGTACAAAGTCAACACGAACCATATTCTTGAATTGATTCGTGAAGCAGGCAAAATTCCGGCACAGCGCAATACGAAATACGAAATCCTGCGTGTTTTCCAAGAAGGGGATACGATGGAGACGGATTTTGTGATGCAGAACTAA
- the dnaI gene encoding primosomal protein DnaI gives MNKLLASYKINGKYSFDQIVNDMAQNPEVVELRREHPEITVAHIAQSLSRVKQTLDEAEHCRHCPGLEACPNLLQGHKATMDWTGTSIEVRHTPCRLYLLDRQQKERAKLIRTHYIPKEIVGASFADLDADDERIDAIEAVLEFCQRVEPGTPGAKGLYFYGPFGVGKSYLMGAAAKKLAERGIASLMVYTPDFFREIKDALGDNTVQEKIAVLKEVPVLILDDIGAETLSPWARDEVLGAILQYRVSENLPVLYTSNYTYEQLQDHLAYSQKAGVEQLKAMRIMERIRYYTKAYEVNGNNRRIQ, from the coding sequence ATGAACAAATTGTTGGCCTCATATAAAATAAACGGCAAATACTCGTTTGACCAGATTGTCAATGATATGGCCCAAAATCCCGAAGTCGTCGAGCTGCGTCGGGAGCATCCAGAGATTACTGTAGCCCATATCGCTCAATCGTTGTCACGGGTTAAACAAACACTTGATGAGGCAGAGCATTGCCGTCATTGTCCAGGTCTGGAAGCCTGTCCAAATCTGTTGCAAGGACATAAGGCAACAATGGACTGGACTGGTACATCCATTGAGGTAAGGCATACGCCTTGTCGCTTGTATTTGTTGGACCGTCAACAAAAAGAACGCGCCAAGCTTATTCGGACACATTATATTCCAAAAGAAATTGTAGGTGCGTCGTTTGCTGATTTGGATGCGGATGATGAGCGAATTGATGCAATAGAAGCGGTGCTGGAATTCTGCCAGCGCGTCGAGCCGGGTACACCAGGCGCGAAAGGCTTGTATTTCTACGGCCCGTTCGGCGTTGGAAAGAGCTATTTAATGGGAGCAGCCGCCAAAAAGCTGGCGGAGCGGGGAATTGCTTCGTTGATGGTCTATACGCCCGACTTTTTCAGGGAAATTAAAGACGCGCTCGGAGACAACACCGTACAAGAGAAGATCGCTGTGCTCAAAGAAGTACCAGTGCTTATTCTCGACGACATCGGAGCAGAGACGCTGTCACCATGGGCGCGTGATGAAGTGCTCGGAGCGATTCTTCAGTACCGAGTGAGCGAGAATCTGCCTGTACTGTATACATCAAATTATACGTATGAACAGTTGCAGGACCATCTGGCCTATTCACAGAAGGCTGGAGTCGAACAGTTGAAGGCGATGCGAATTATGGAGCGTATTCGTTATTACACAAAAGCATATGAAGTAAACGGCAATAATCGTCGGATTCAGTAA
- a CDS encoding replication initiation and membrane attachment family protein, whose product MRWQETVPNDPYLIRVRRPISNAEIGYVIHLYQPLVGALPIGLYQTLFHNLSLASFSPVQGLHYGLMVTMAAPLDVILKARHQLEAIGLLEVYQIDEGGERTFEYVLQPPHSPDVFFRDDTLSIMLLNRVGKEFYRKLRRRFSAADAGRIPDTAERTRITKAFDEVFYHLSPSEMKVVKGTETYQFLQETEEESPLPSFNPNVNEARNYSESRLDFEFLEASLPKMVKRQELFTKEVKIELDNLAFTYGIDSEMMARLLQEPVVIPEDTIDLTTLRRRIKDWYGQENGRVPKIVAKEEIVFQSDTEVKEQEHLLSEAENHARLLASLSPLQLMEYYQRGGKIAPADQKIVEELLEQYQLPPGVVNVLLEYVMLAYDRQLPKDVIYKIAGHWKRHNIQTVQEAKRQARQFYMERKNGKTLFFDKKAPDEKKTTARGISGGRSKKKDEIPPLILQQLERQRKLQEQKAAPAEQGSGQPVSDSEHEKKRQRVKALLKAMGENKQ is encoded by the coding sequence GTGAGATGGCAGGAAACCGTCCCCAATGATCCCTACCTTATTCGTGTAAGGCGACCTATCAGCAATGCAGAAATCGGATACGTAATACATTTATATCAACCGTTGGTGGGTGCGTTGCCAATTGGGCTTTATCAGACGTTGTTTCATAATTTGTCGCTGGCAAGCTTTTCGCCGGTACAAGGACTTCATTATGGGCTGATGGTGACGATGGCGGCGCCACTGGACGTCATTCTCAAGGCGAGGCATCAATTGGAAGCCATCGGGCTGCTGGAAGTATACCAGATTGATGAAGGGGGGGAGCGCACGTTTGAATACGTGCTGCAGCCCCCTCATTCTCCGGATGTGTTTTTCCGTGACGATACACTAAGCATTATGCTGCTTAATCGTGTCGGTAAGGAGTTTTACCGAAAGCTCAGACGGCGCTTTTCTGCGGCAGATGCAGGACGTATACCGGACACAGCGGAACGGACCCGAATTACGAAAGCATTCGATGAAGTATTTTATCACCTTTCTCCAAGCGAAATGAAGGTAGTAAAAGGTACAGAGACATATCAGTTTCTTCAGGAGACGGAAGAAGAGAGCCCGCTTCCATCTTTTAATCCGAACGTGAATGAGGCACGCAATTACTCGGAGTCCCGGTTGGATTTCGAGTTTTTGGAAGCATCGCTTCCAAAAATGGTGAAGAGGCAGGAGCTATTTACGAAAGAAGTGAAAATAGAGCTCGATAATCTTGCGTTCACGTATGGGATTGATAGTGAGATGATGGCGCGCCTTCTTCAGGAACCCGTCGTTATTCCGGAAGATACAATTGATTTAACCACTTTACGTCGCAGGATAAAAGATTGGTACGGACAGGAGAATGGCAGGGTTCCAAAGATTGTAGCCAAGGAAGAAATCGTATTTCAATCGGATACGGAAGTGAAAGAGCAGGAGCATCTGCTATCCGAGGCGGAGAATCATGCACGACTGCTGGCCTCGTTATCCCCGTTGCAGTTGATGGAATATTATCAACGGGGAGGCAAAATTGCCCCGGCTGATCAGAAAATCGTAGAAGAATTGCTTGAACAGTATCAGCTGCCTCCAGGTGTAGTGAATGTGCTGCTGGAGTATGTCATGCTCGCATATGACAGACAGCTCCCGAAAGACGTCATTTACAAAATAGCGGGCCACTGGAAACGGCACAATATTCAAACGGTACAGGAAGCAAAGCGGCAGGCACGACAGTTCTACATGGAGCGCAAGAACGGCAAAACGCTTTTCTTCGATAAAAAGGCGCCTGATGAGAAAAAAACTACGGCGCGTGGTATATCTGGTGGAAGAAGCAAGAAGAAGGACGAAATTCCACCGCTGATTCTTCAACAGCTCGAACGTCAGCGTAAGTTGCAGGAGCAGAAGGCGGCCCCGGCAGAACAGGGAAGTGGGCAGCCGGTGTCCGATTCTGAACATGAGAAAAAGCGTCAGCGCGTGAAAGCCCTTTTGAAAGCAATGGGAGAAAACAAGCAATAG